In a single window of the Pseudoxanthomonas sp. F37 genome:
- a CDS encoding YcgL domain-containing protein: MHAYVYKSQRKADTFVYLAARDDFGRVPEPLRAQLGALTFVLDVALTPDRKLAREDVAVVRTNLAARGFHIQFPPQPDPAVRPDA; the protein is encoded by the coding sequence ATGCACGCCTACGTCTACAAGAGCCAGCGCAAGGCCGACACGTTCGTCTACCTGGCGGCGCGCGATGACTTCGGCCGCGTGCCGGAGCCGCTGCGCGCCCAACTGGGCGCGCTGACGTTCGTGCTGGACGTGGCCCTGACCCCGGACCGCAAACTGGCCCGCGAGGACGTGGCCGTCGTGCGCACCAACCTGGCCGCGCGCGGCTTCCACATCCAGTTCCCGCCGCAGCCCGATCCTGCCGTCCGTCCCGATGCCTGA
- a CDS encoding ankyrin repeat domain-containing protein produces the protein MPESRLQTRPVAVAALLAGLLLAGAGGWAGGLLAALGACLAQPAVALGVSWLRGTRVLAPARAWREDVPALLLAWAAAFAGTAVLLAWPLASLRDTGSLPAALGVSAVVGAVIVGLWRTWPLWHGLERDGGALSAHWRGLVERDFHAWRGLAVATLLALAVGGGLWLAWPGLVPEGLRAGSAVAYALLLPALHWGVQRLEGAGVLPVVDMPDIRSNAAPEPALETAAQALDLQQALFEAARGGRVERALELIEAGADPHALPPDGARDQRSLGALAAVLPDLRLLRTLIAHGVDLNHAHAGVTPLLAATRDSWHGRPDAVTTLLANGADPRIADADGNTPLHHAARSSDPGVVALLRDAAAELDALNHDGLTPLGVACMAGNWRLAKFLLERGACPDPQGGQPVLLAAASTEEDDAAGVQLLLKHKAKVDARDAQGRSALHEAAHAGHVEVVATLLAAGADVHARDAQQRTPWLEAAVGARVAVLEKLADAGADRLARDADRRNALMLACGAEQASPALVRRLLEWGLDPADTDAAGRRAVDAAAEAGRWALVSALDPAYALPSAVASAEDETVADRAPSALLRDGLASGQLEGLDALARLCSREELGALLHDPEMQRPARLAWLLRHGADAEIRNAQGDTLAFTLLSQGAAGTVALGIVLARGLSPAGAGGLARFLAACAADDQAARTLESCALDLLERGADPFGNSVQGDPALSLAVRLGWQRLLDRLLDIGVDREARDSHGMTALHLAAVLGRETALKQLIAKGASPDARAADGQTPLGVALACGRRDLADWLDWRTWPLPRRALRASDLPAAAMAGDRDAVRRLLDLGFDVDSPDAQGCTALLRASGGGFGSTVDLLLARGADPQRAATTGATPLSAAVSMRQADIVAALLAAGADIEHRLPGGVTVLMLAAALGLPEIVARLITAGANVHAGDAQGLTPLHCAALYGFTAREKPRLVALLDTLLLSGAESEQVAAGSVTPLLLLLGARAEPGTACDEEVVLAGLERLLDEDVSLDVQDPRGFGPLHLASLHGLLRVVSRLLRAGADPELRDTLNRTPREIAVMRGFIDVAAEFVPVAPGAGASMARFLRDRG, from the coding sequence ATGCCTGAGTCCCGGCTGCAGACCCGCCCCGTTGCCGTGGCCGCCCTGCTGGCGGGCCTGCTGCTGGCCGGCGCCGGCGGTTGGGCCGGGGGGCTGCTGGCCGCGCTCGGCGCCTGTCTGGCACAGCCAGCCGTGGCGCTGGGGGTGTCCTGGCTGCGTGGCACGCGCGTGCTGGCACCGGCCCGTGCCTGGCGCGAGGACGTGCCCGCCTTGCTGCTGGCATGGGCGGCCGCCTTTGCCGGCACGGCCGTGCTGCTGGCATGGCCGCTGGCCTCGCTGCGCGACACCGGCAGCCTGCCCGCCGCGCTGGGCGTCAGCGCGGTGGTGGGCGCGGTGATCGTGGGGCTGTGGCGCACGTGGCCGCTCTGGCACGGACTGGAACGCGACGGCGGTGCCCTGTCCGCGCACTGGCGTGGCCTGGTGGAGCGCGACTTCCATGCCTGGCGCGGTCTGGCCGTGGCCACCCTGTTGGCGCTGGCCGTCGGCGGCGGGCTTTGGCTGGCGTGGCCCGGCCTGGTGCCGGAAGGGCTGCGTGCGGGTTCGGCGGTGGCGTACGCGCTGCTGCTGCCGGCGCTGCACTGGGGCGTGCAGCGGCTGGAGGGCGCAGGTGTGCTGCCGGTCGTGGACATGCCGGACATCCGGAGCAACGCGGCACCCGAACCGGCGCTCGAGACGGCCGCCCAGGCCCTGGATCTGCAGCAGGCGCTGTTCGAAGCCGCGCGCGGCGGGCGCGTCGAGCGCGCGCTGGAGCTGATCGAAGCCGGCGCGGATCCGCATGCGCTGCCGCCGGACGGCGCGCGCGACCAGCGCAGCCTGGGCGCGCTGGCGGCGGTGCTGCCCGACCTGCGCCTGCTGCGCACGCTGATCGCGCATGGCGTGGACCTCAACCACGCGCATGCCGGCGTCACCCCGCTGCTGGCCGCCACCCGCGACAGCTGGCACGGCCGGCCCGACGCGGTCACCACCCTGCTGGCCAACGGCGCCGACCCGCGCATCGCCGATGCGGACGGCAACACGCCGCTGCACCACGCTGCGCGCAGCTCCGACCCCGGCGTGGTGGCGCTGCTGCGCGATGCCGCCGCCGAACTGGATGCGCTGAACCACGACGGCCTGACCCCGCTGGGGGTGGCCTGCATGGCCGGCAACTGGCGGCTGGCGAAGTTCCTGCTCGAGCGCGGCGCATGTCCCGATCCGCAGGGCGGACAGCCGGTGCTGCTGGCCGCCGCATCGACCGAGGAGGACGATGCCGCCGGCGTGCAGCTGCTGCTCAAGCACAAGGCCAAGGTGGACGCGCGCGACGCCCAGGGCCGCAGCGCCCTGCACGAGGCGGCCCACGCCGGCCATGTCGAAGTGGTCGCCACATTGCTCGCCGCCGGTGCCGACGTGCATGCCCGCGATGCGCAACAGCGCACGCCCTGGCTGGAGGCCGCGGTCGGCGCCCGCGTTGCGGTGCTGGAAAAGCTCGCCGACGCCGGCGCCGACCGCCTGGCCCGGGATGCGGACCGGCGCAATGCCTTGATGCTGGCGTGCGGCGCCGAACAGGCCTCGCCCGCCCTGGTGCGTCGCCTGCTGGAATGGGGCCTCGATCCGGCCGACACCGACGCCGCCGGCCGGCGCGCCGTCGACGCCGCCGCGGAAGCGGGCCGGTGGGCGCTGGTGTCGGCGCTCGATCCGGCGTACGCGCTGCCCAGCGCGGTGGCGTCCGCCGAGGACGAGACGGTGGCGGACCGCGCGCCCTCCGCGCTGCTGCGCGACGGCCTGGCCAGTGGCCAGCTTGAAGGTCTGGACGCGCTGGCGCGCCTGTGCTCGCGCGAAGAACTCGGCGCGCTGCTGCACGACCCGGAGATGCAGCGTCCGGCACGCCTGGCGTGGCTGTTGCGCCACGGTGCCGATGCGGAAATCCGGAACGCCCAGGGCGACACGCTCGCGTTCACCCTGCTGTCCCAGGGGGCCGCAGGCACGGTGGCGCTGGGCATCGTGCTTGCACGCGGCCTGTCGCCGGCCGGGGCAGGGGGGCTGGCCCGCTTCCTCGCAGCGTGCGCCGCCGACGATCAGGCCGCCCGTACGCTGGAATCCTGCGCCCTCGACCTGCTGGAACGGGGCGCGGACCCCTTCGGCAATTCCGTGCAGGGCGATCCGGCGCTGTCGCTGGCGGTACGGCTGGGCTGGCAGCGCCTGCTCGATCGCCTGCTCGACATCGGCGTGGACCGCGAGGCGCGCGACAGCCATGGCATGACCGCGCTGCACCTGGCGGCCGTACTCGGCCGCGAAACCGCGCTGAAGCAGCTGATCGCCAAGGGCGCTTCGCCCGATGCGCGCGCCGCCGACGGACAGACCCCCCTCGGGGTGGCGCTGGCCTGCGGGCGTCGCGACCTGGCCGATTGGCTGGACTGGCGTACCTGGCCGCTGCCGCGGCGCGCGCTGCGCGCATCCGACCTGCCGGCGGCGGCGATGGCCGGCGACCGCGACGCCGTGCGGCGGTTGCTGGACCTGGGCTTCGACGTCGATTCGCCGGATGCGCAAGGGTGTACGGCGCTGCTGCGCGCGTCCGGTGGCGGCTTCGGGTCCACCGTGGACCTGCTGCTGGCCCGTGGCGCCGATCCGCAGCGCGCCGCCACCACTGGCGCCACGCCGCTGTCGGCCGCGGTGAGCATGCGCCAGGCCGACATCGTCGCTGCGCTGCTTGCGGCCGGGGCCGACATCGAACACCGCCTGCCCGGCGGCGTCACCGTGCTGATGCTCGCGGCCGCGCTGGGGCTGCCGGAGATCGTCGCGCGCCTGATCACCGCCGGCGCCAACGTGCATGCCGGCGATGCGCAGGGGCTGACGCCGCTGCACTGCGCGGCGCTGTACGGGTTCACCGCGCGGGAGAAACCGCGCCTGGTCGCCCTGCTCGACACCCTGCTGCTGTCGGGCGCGGAATCCGAGCAGGTGGCGGCCGGCTCGGTGACGCCGCTGCTGCTGCTGCTCGGCGCCCGCGCCGAACCCGGCACGGCCTGCGACGAAGAGGTCGTGCTGGCGGGCCTGGAACGCCTGCTCGACGAAGACGTGTCGCTGGACGTGCAGGATCCGCGGGGCTTCGGTCCGCTGCACCTGGCGTCGCTGCACGGCCTGCTGCGCGTGGTCAGCCGGCTGCTGCGCGCGGGCGCCGATCCCGAGCTGCGCGACACCCTGAACCGCACCCCGCGCGAGATCGCGGTGATGCGCGGCTTCATCGACGTGGCCGCCGAGTTCGTACCGGTCGCGCCCGGCGCGGGCGCCTCGATGGCGCGTTTCCTGCGCGATCGCGGCTAA
- a CDS encoding monovalent cation:proton antiporter-2 (CPA2) family protein: MHGSGLELALVFLLAAVIAVPVFKRFGLGAVLAYLVAGVVLGPDGLALVRDADRILNAAEIGVVMMLFVIGLELSPSRLRVMRKPVFGAGGLQVLLSALVLGGTALLFEHHWKTALVVGLGLALSSTAVSLQLLSERKELTSEHGRLGFAILLFQDLVAIPLLAAIPLLGGAKNETLTWTMVLHAIGAIAIVIFGGRLVLRHLFRVVARTRMPEVFTATALLVVLGIAWFMQLAGLSAGLGAFLAGVLLSDSEFRHELESQIDPFKGLLLGLFFIAVGMDIDLDAVVAQPELITAGVAILLTVKFALLFGIGRWPGRLEPRGALMLAGTLWLGGEFAFVVFSEAARVKLMNAELRNQLTAIVGVSMALTPVLLLGLHRLLAGVKRPPPQGRTFDEIPDEQPQVLIAGMGRFGQIVARLLTAQRIPFVALEHSTETVDTLRRFGNIRLYYGDPTRPDLLRSAGAQHVKVFVIAMDDPDTNIKATRLIRRMFPDARVLARARNRQHAWRLMDLSAEAYRETLGSSLEMAQQVLVELGVPPETAAEHTRRFRAHDEKLLRAQYLVYDDDGAVIQTARDAISDLEKLFEADATGEGPPARGR, encoded by the coding sequence ATGCACGGTAGTGGTCTTGAGTTGGCGCTGGTGTTCCTGCTGGCCGCGGTGATCGCGGTGCCGGTATTCAAGCGGTTCGGGCTGGGCGCGGTGCTGGCGTACCTGGTGGCCGGCGTGGTGCTGGGCCCGGACGGCCTGGCGCTGGTGCGCGACGCCGACCGCATCCTCAACGCCGCCGAGATCGGCGTGGTGATGATGCTGTTCGTCATCGGTCTGGAACTGTCGCCCTCGCGCCTGCGGGTGATGCGCAAGCCGGTGTTCGGCGCCGGCGGGCTGCAGGTCCTGCTGAGCGCGCTGGTGCTGGGGGGGACCGCGCTGCTGTTCGAGCATCACTGGAAGACCGCGCTGGTCGTCGGACTGGGCCTGGCCCTGTCGTCCACCGCCGTCAGCCTGCAACTGCTGTCCGAACGCAAGGAACTGACCAGCGAACACGGCCGGCTCGGTTTCGCGATCCTGCTGTTCCAGGACCTGGTGGCCATCCCGCTGCTCGCCGCCATCCCGCTGCTGGGCGGCGCCAAGAACGAAACGCTGACCTGGACGATGGTGTTGCATGCCATCGGCGCCATCGCGATCGTGATCTTCGGCGGCCGGCTGGTGCTGCGCCACCTGTTCCGCGTGGTGGCGCGCACCCGCATGCCCGAAGTGTTCACCGCCACCGCATTGCTGGTGGTGCTGGGCATCGCCTGGTTCATGCAGCTGGCCGGCCTGAGCGCGGGCCTGGGCGCGTTCCTGGCCGGCGTGCTGCTGTCCGATTCGGAATTCCGCCACGAGCTGGAATCGCAGATCGATCCGTTCAAGGGCCTGCTGCTGGGCCTGTTCTTCATCGCGGTCGGCATGGACATCGACCTGGACGCGGTGGTGGCGCAGCCGGAACTGATCACCGCGGGCGTGGCGATCCTGCTGACGGTCAAGTTCGCGCTGCTGTTCGGCATCGGCCGCTGGCCGGGACGGCTGGAGCCGCGCGGCGCGCTGATGCTGGCCGGCACCTTGTGGCTGGGCGGCGAGTTCGCCTTCGTGGTCTTCAGCGAAGCGGCCCGGGTGAAGCTGATGAACGCCGAACTGCGCAACCAGCTGACCGCCATCGTCGGCGTCTCGATGGCGCTGACGCCGGTGCTGCTGCTGGGGCTGCATCGCCTGCTGGCGGGGGTGAAGCGCCCACCGCCGCAGGGCCGCACCTTCGACGAGATCCCCGATGAGCAACCGCAGGTGCTGATCGCGGGCATGGGGCGGTTCGGCCAGATCGTCGCGCGCCTGCTCACCGCCCAGCGCATTCCCTTCGTCGCGCTGGAACACAGCACGGAAACCGTGGACACGCTGCGGCGCTTCGGCAACATCCGCCTGTACTACGGCGACCCGACCCGGCCGGACCTGCTGCGTTCGGCGGGCGCGCAGCACGTGAAGGTGTTCGTGATCGCGATGGACGACCCGGATACCAACATCAAGGCCACCCGGCTGATCCGGCGGATGTTTCCCGACGCCCGCGTACTGGCGCGTGCGCGCAACCGCCAGCATGCGTGGCGGCTGATGGACCTCAGCGCGGAGGCCTATCGGGAGACGCTGGGCTCGAGCCTGGAGATGGCGCAGCAGGTGCTGGTGGAGCTGGGCGTGCCGCCGGAAACCGCCGCCGAGCACACGCGCCGTTTCCGCGCGCACGACGAAAAGCTGTTGCGCGCGCAGTACCTGGTCTACGACGACGATGGCGCGGTGATCCAGACCGCGCGCGATGCCATCAGCGACCTGGAGAAGCTGTTCGAAGCCGACGCGACCGGAGAAGGCCCGCCGGCACGCGGGCGTTAG
- a CDS encoding energy transducer TonB codes for MGSGLAQSPQSIRKQAEASMLVTGSVLIERDGSVSGLELDQRDKLPEVVASLVDRAGPTWRFEPVLVDGEPRRVKARMSLLVVANKLEEGGYRVGIRSSYFGKDAMTAEERVAQPDAVKVLDMQPPSFPLSAAEIGASGIAYVVLKIGADGKVMEAAIEQVNLRTVGDANQMKRMRSAFSRSALKAAKQWSFSVPAGATGEYGFVSLRVPVDYEMAGNKPPTYGQWRVYIPGPREPISWVQDDQTSSESPEAMLAGGLYQMGKGLRLLTPLGGEGS; via the coding sequence ATGGGGTCGGGTCTGGCCCAGAGCCCGCAATCGATCCGCAAACAGGCCGAGGCCAGCATGCTGGTCACGGGCTCTGTCCTCATCGAGCGGGACGGCAGCGTCAGTGGGCTCGAGCTGGACCAGCGCGACAAGTTGCCGGAGGTCGTGGCGTCGCTGGTGGACAGGGCCGGGCCGACATGGAGGTTCGAGCCCGTGCTCGTGGACGGCGAGCCGCGGCGGGTCAAGGCGCGGATGAGTCTGCTGGTGGTCGCCAACAAGCTGGAGGAAGGCGGGTACCGCGTCGGTATCCGCAGCAGCTACTTCGGCAAGGATGCGATGACCGCGGAGGAGCGCGTCGCGCAACCCGATGCCGTCAAGGTACTGGACATGCAGCCGCCGTCGTTTCCGCTCAGTGCAGCGGAGATCGGTGCGAGCGGTATCGCGTACGTGGTGCTCAAGATCGGAGCGGACGGCAAGGTGATGGAGGCCGCGATCGAGCAGGTCAACCTGCGCACGGTCGGCGACGCCAACCAGATGAAGCGGATGAGGAGCGCATTCTCGCGCTCCGCGCTCAAAGCCGCCAAGCAGTGGTCGTTCTCGGTGCCTGCCGGTGCGACGGGCGAATACGGGTTCGTATCGTTGCGCGTTCCGGTCGATTACGAGATGGCAGGCAACAAGCCGCCGACATATGGCCAGTGGAGAGTCTACATTCCGGGTCCTAGAGAACCGATATCCTGGGTCCAGGACGACCAGACTTCGAGCGAAAGCCCGGAAGCCATGCTCGCGGGCGGGCTCTACCAGATGGGTAAGGGCCTGCGGTTGCTGACCCCGCTGGGCGGCGAAGGCTCGTAG
- a CDS encoding DUF2306 domain-containing protein has product MDISPARHRPPATVAPEQRLLRGLGRMFQLLALAGLFAFGTYIVLRAAGASHRNFGQWRALVDGLAMPTAADWIANLGIGLHFAMGTVLVLTWPILLSARIRSRHRTVHRWTGRVYVTAGLLAGAGGMSFILTQGAYTPAASIAFGLWGAVMMLCAVMAYVHARAKRFDRHRAWAIRLFAMVLGSWVFDLEIRAWKDLTGGLGMGAGGTSGPFDYAILYLFFVPNLLVAEGFIRNLHRRITLPRRWAWAAIAGFALAVGVFAYAVVMVTATASGKYGKHLLQVLGGG; this is encoded by the coding sequence ATGGACATCTCGCCCGCCCGTCACCGCCCGCCCGCCACCGTCGCACCCGAACAACGCCTGCTGCGCGGGCTCGGCCGCATGTTCCAGCTGCTCGCGCTGGCAGGGCTGTTCGCCTTCGGCACTTACATCGTGCTGCGCGCCGCCGGCGCCAGCCACCGGAACTTCGGCCAATGGCGCGCGCTGGTGGATGGGCTGGCGATGCCGACCGCGGCGGACTGGATCGCCAATCTCGGCATCGGCCTGCATTTCGCGATGGGCACGGTGCTGGTACTGACGTGGCCGATCCTGCTGTCGGCGCGCATCCGCAGCCGGCACCGTACCGTGCACCGCTGGACGGGCCGCGTCTACGTCACCGCCGGCCTCCTCGCAGGCGCGGGCGGCATGTCGTTCATCCTCACCCAGGGCGCCTACACGCCCGCGGCGTCGATCGCCTTCGGCCTCTGGGGCGCGGTGATGATGCTGTGCGCCGTCATGGCCTACGTGCACGCCCGGGCGAAACGCTTCGACCGGCATCGTGCATGGGCGATCCGCCTGTTCGCGATGGTGCTGGGGTCCTGGGTATTCGATCTGGAGATCCGTGCCTGGAAGGATCTCACCGGCGGTCTGGGCATGGGTGCGGGCGGCACCAGCGGACCGTTCGACTACGCCATCCTCTACCTGTTCTTCGTGCCCAACCTGCTGGTCGCGGAGGGCTTCATCCGCAACCTGCACCGGCGCATCACGCTACCGCGCCGGTGGGCCTGGGCCGCCATCGCGGGGTTCGCGCTGGCGGTCGGCGTGTTCGCCTATGCGGTCGTGATGGTGACGGCCACGGCCTCCGGCAAGTACGGCAAGCACCTGTTGCAGGTACTCGGCGGCGGATGA
- a CDS encoding winged helix-turn-helix domain-containing protein: protein MPQPPPDRLVFNDVVIDFAGRRLLRGGAEQALEPKAFAVLALLAASPGRVFGRDEILDAVWGHRHVTQSVLNRIMSLLRQALGEAAQQPRLLHTVYGIGYRFDVPATEGVAAPAAPPAPAAPARPRWPRIAALAVLGLLIVGALAWRMRGPGSAVPRDALAAQARPSLAVLPFVDLSQAHDQGYLAEGLAEEIRDQLAQSPALRVVGRTSSAAFRGRDEDLRVIGRALGVAYLLEGSVRRDGHRLRVTAQLVRAEDGSHLWSKTYARPLHDIFAMQDGISRDVALALRVKLDVARFNREQGGTTQVDAYERFLRWRGIVMREQFDADHDRERLRLAREMVALDPACVLCQDALASSLTAMAKELDGPQADRLRAEAAQVRAHIARIAPGSWVAMRDRSNALWREGRHADAIALAKQVADGGPPSKERTWDYAYMLYAVGHLEDTIALVERVRAVEPRALFLSRDLQYDYTAARRYQDAEAEYQRGRRLEGSQREADYVAFIRQLAGKRGGGQRELRDLHRRLQAYEGFDTPFFRDLGNVLDDRDAMLGRVRRAIADQAYAGDAAYVRTGVADALGDADLAVAALRRELEAEPGFGEGTMAQYSHVAFWNAPYSGLRAHPDFKTLLVQAGIVDYWRQTGRWGDGCAPIGAHDFHCR, encoded by the coding sequence ATGCCGCAGCCGCCTCCCGATCGCCTTGTCTTCAACGACGTGGTCATCGACTTCGCCGGCCGGCGCCTGCTGCGTGGAGGGGCCGAACAGGCGCTCGAACCCAAGGCGTTCGCCGTGCTCGCCTTGCTGGCGGCGTCACCGGGCCGGGTGTTCGGCCGCGACGAGATCCTCGATGCGGTATGGGGCCACCGGCACGTCACCCAGAGCGTGCTCAACCGCATCATGAGCCTGCTGCGCCAGGCGCTGGGTGAGGCTGCCCAGCAGCCGCGCCTGCTGCACACCGTGTACGGCATCGGCTACCGCTTCGATGTGCCGGCCACGGAAGGCGTCGCGGCGCCTGCCGCGCCGCCCGCGCCCGCCGCGCCGGCGCGGCCACGTTGGCCGCGGATCGCGGCCCTGGCCGTACTGGGGCTGCTGATCGTCGGTGCCCTCGCATGGAGGATGCGCGGACCCGGGTCCGCCGTGCCGCGCGATGCCCTCGCGGCGCAGGCGCGGCCGTCGCTGGCGGTGCTGCCGTTTGTCGACCTCTCGCAGGCCCATGACCAGGGCTATCTCGCCGAGGGCCTGGCCGAGGAGATCCGCGACCAGCTGGCGCAGTCGCCCGCGCTGCGCGTGGTGGGTCGCACCTCCAGCGCCGCGTTCAGGGGCAGGGACGAGGACCTGCGCGTGATCGGCCGTGCGCTGGGCGTGGCCTATCTGCTGGAAGGCAGCGTGCGCCGCGACGGGCACCGGCTGCGCGTCACCGCGCAGTTGGTCCGTGCCGAGGACGGATCCCATCTGTGGTCGAAAACCTATGCGCGCCCGCTGCACGACATCTTCGCGATGCAGGACGGGATATCGCGCGACGTGGCCCTCGCCCTGCGGGTGAAGCTGGATGTGGCCAGGTTCAACCGCGAGCAGGGCGGCACCACCCAGGTCGACGCCTACGAGCGTTTCCTGCGCTGGCGCGGCATCGTGATGCGGGAGCAGTTCGATGCCGACCACGACCGCGAGCGGCTGCGCCTGGCGCGCGAGATGGTCGCGCTGGATCCGGCATGCGTACTGTGCCAGGACGCGCTGGCGTCGTCGCTCACCGCGATGGCGAAGGAACTCGATGGCCCGCAGGCGGACCGGCTGCGGGCCGAGGCCGCGCAGGTCCGCGCGCATATCGCCCGCATCGCGCCGGGCAGCTGGGTGGCCATGCGCGACCGCTCGAATGCGCTCTGGCGGGAAGGTCGCCACGCCGACGCCATCGCGCTGGCCAAGCAGGTCGCCGACGGTGGGCCTCCCAGCAAGGAGCGCACCTGGGACTATGCCTACATGCTCTACGCCGTGGGACACCTGGAGGACACCATCGCCCTGGTGGAACGGGTGCGTGCCGTGGAGCCCAGGGCCCTGTTCCTCTCCCGCGACCTGCAGTACGACTACACCGCCGCCCGCCGCTACCAGGACGCCGAGGCCGAATACCAGCGCGGCCGGCGGCTGGAAGGCAGCCAGCGCGAGGCGGACTATGTCGCCTTCATCCGCCAACTGGCGGGCAAGCGCGGCGGGGGCCAGCGCGAACTGCGCGACCTGCACCGGCGATTGCAGGCGTACGAGGGTTTCGATACGCCGTTCTTCCGCGATCTGGGAAACGTGCTGGACGATCGCGACGCGATGCTCGGGCGGGTGCGCCGGGCGATCGCGGACCAGGCCTACGCCGGCGACGCCGCCTACGTCCGTACCGGCGTGGCCGATGCCCTGGGCGATGCGGACCTGGCGGTGGCCGCGCTGCGCCGCGAACTCGAGGCCGAGCCGGGGTTCGGCGAGGGCACGATGGCGCAGTACTCCCATGTCGCCTTCTGGAACGCGCCGTACTCCGGCCTGCGCGCGCACCCGGACTTCAAGACGCTGCTCGTGCAGGCCGGTATCGTCGACTACTGGCGCCAGACCGGGCGTTGGGGCGACGGCTGCGCGCCCATCGGCGCCCACGATTTCCATTGCCGGTAA
- the rho gene encoding transcription termination factor Rho: MSDSSNETGAPAEKRVRKTRAPKTPATDTAAPAERAADPAPQLPLPPVAERAAAPEAPPAPAAPAPSQGAGENAGPQAQGGPQHEGGDRGESRDGNRFGNNRRDRFRNRRERNRDRQGNDGMPQDGNGGGQDAFVPRAMPNVPEGFPQYSLGDLKRMPAPKLLDIAEQLNIQEGVARARKQDVIFALLKVLTRHGEGVAADGVLEILPDGFGFLRAAEASYLAGPDDVYISPSQIRRFNLRTGDHLAGRIRWPKDGERYFALSTIDTINGEPLEASKNKVLFENLTPLFPRRRFTLERGNGSSEDIAGRILDLMAPQGKGQRALIVSPPKAGKTIMMQQIATAITTNHPDVHLIVLLVDERPEEVTEMQRTVRGEVVSSTFDEPAARHVQVAEMVIERAKRLVEHKKDVVIMLDSITRLARAYNNVVPSSGKVLTGGVDANALHRPKRFFGAARNVEEGGSLTIIATALVETGSKMDEVIYEEFKGTGNSEVHLNRRITEKRVYPAIDINRSGTRREDLLIEPELLQKIWILRKLLHPMDEIAAMEFLLDKMKNTKSNDEFFSSMKR, translated from the coding sequence TTGTCCGACAGCAGCAACGAAACCGGCGCCCCCGCCGAGAAGCGCGTGCGCAAGACCCGCGCCCCCAAGACCCCCGCCACCGATACCGCCGCTCCCGCCGAGCGCGCGGCCGATCCGGCGCCGCAGCTTCCGCTGCCGCCGGTCGCCGAACGCGCCGCGGCCCCCGAAGCGCCCCCGGCGCCCGCCGCCCCGGCCCCTTCGCAGGGCGCAGGCGAGAACGCCGGCCCGCAGGCGCAGGGCGGCCCGCAGCACGAGGGCGGCGACCGCGGCGAATCCCGCGACGGCAACCGCTTCGGCAACAACCGCCGCGACCGCTTCCGCAACCGCCGTGAGCGCAACCGCGACCGCCAGGGCAACGACGGCATGCCGCAGGATGGCAATGGCGGCGGCCAGGACGCGTTCGTGCCGCGCGCCATGCCGAACGTGCCGGAAGGGTTCCCGCAGTACTCGCTGGGCGACCTCAAGCGCATGCCCGCGCCCAAGCTGCTGGACATCGCCGAGCAGCTGAACATCCAGGAAGGCGTCGCCCGCGCCCGCAAGCAGGACGTGATCTTCGCCCTGCTGAAGGTGCTGACCCGCCACGGCGAAGGCGTCGCCGCCGACGGCGTGCTGGAAATCCTGCCGGACGGCTTCGGCTTCCTGCGCGCCGCCGAGGCCAGCTACCTGGCCGGCCCGGACGACGTGTACATCAGCCCCAGCCAGATCCGCCGCTTCAACCTGCGCACCGGCGACCACCTGGCCGGCCGCATCCGCTGGCCGAAGGACGGCGAGCGCTACTTCGCGCTGTCAACCATCGACACGATCAACGGCGAGCCGCTGGAAGCGTCGAAGAACAAGGTGCTGTTCGAGAACCTGACCCCCCTGTTCCCGCGCCGCCGCTTCACCCTGGAGCGCGGCAACGGTTCGTCGGAAGACATCGCCGGCCGCATCCTCGACCTGATGGCACCGCAGGGCAAGGGCCAGCGCGCCCTGATCGTGTCGCCGCCGAAGGCGGGCAAGACGATCATGATGCAGCAGATCGCCACCGCCATCACCACCAACCACCCCGACGTGCACCTGATCGTGCTGCTGGTGGACGAGCGTCCGGAAGAAGTCACCGAGATGCAGCGCACCGTGCGCGGCGAAGTGGTCAGTTCCACGTTCGATGAACCGGCCGCGCGCCACGTGCAGGTCGCCGAGATGGTGATCGAGCGCGCCAAGCGCCTGGTGGAGCACAAGAAGGACGTGGTGATCATGCTGGACTCGATCACCCGCCTGGCGCGCGCCTACAACAACGTGGTGCCCAGCTCCGGCAAGGTGCTGACCGGCGGCGTGGACGCCAACGCCCTGCACCGCCCGAAGCGCTTCTTCGGCGCCGCGCGCAACGTGGAAGAGGGCGGCTCGCTGACCATCATCGCCACCGCGCTGGTCGAGACCGGCAGCAAGATGGACGAGGTGATCTACGAAGAGTTCAAGGGCACGGGCAACAGCGAAGTGCACCTGAACCGCCGCATCACCGAGAAGCGCGTCTACCCGGCCATCGACATCAACCGCTCCGGCACGCGCCGCGAGGACCTGCTGATCGAACCGGAACTGCTGCAGAAGATCTGGATCCTGCGCAAGCTGCTGCACCCGATGGACGAGATCGCGGCGATGGAGTTCCTGCTGGACAAGATGAAGAACACCAAGTCCAACGACGAGTTCTTCAGCTCGATGAAGCGCTGA